In a genomic window of Nocardiopsis mwathae:
- a CDS encoding ABC transporter ATP-binding protein, translating to MRAERPAEVTDDPAPTGRRVVLRSLSGQRRLVAGASLLAASHQACEALVPVVIGVLIDQAVAPGSLGALVRWLVVLAALFAVLSFSYRHAARAAERAAEQAAHRLRIELGERVLDPRGGAEAGRLPGALVNIATDDARRVGRINSALPFGVAGLAGLLVSSVALLLISVPLGLLVLLGTPPLLWLAHLIGRPLERRSGAEQERAAYASGTAADLVTGLRVLKGLGTESAAVARYREASRDSLAATLRATRAQAGHDGALLALTGLFIALVALVGGRLAIGGTISIGDLVAAVGLAQFLLGPFQIFAWVNGMLAQGRASARRVASVLAAPPAVSAGNGRLPENVAGHLRLTGVAHKALTGVDLDIAPGRLTGIVAPDPAAASALLECLGRDADPSAGVVELDGVELADLHPGDVRAAVLVAAHDADLFEGSLLENVTAAAGANPPGDGVDTLAERAALDAGVRRALDASATDEVARALPQGVDTAVTERGRSLSGGQRQRVALARALAADPPVLVVHDPTTAVDAVTEARIAAAITEVRRGRTTVLVTTSPALLATAHRVALIDDGAVAAEGTHRDLLQAHPAYRSAVLT from the coding sequence GTGCGCGCAGAACGGCCCGCCGAGGTCACAGACGACCCCGCGCCGACCGGACGGCGGGTGGTGCTGCGCTCGTTGTCGGGGCAGCGGCGGCTCGTCGCCGGGGCCTCGCTGCTCGCCGCGTCGCACCAGGCATGCGAAGCCCTGGTCCCGGTCGTGATCGGTGTGCTGATCGACCAGGCGGTGGCCCCCGGTTCGCTCGGCGCGCTGGTGCGGTGGCTGGTGGTCCTCGCGGCCCTCTTCGCCGTGCTCTCCTTCAGCTACCGCCACGCCGCCCGCGCCGCGGAACGGGCCGCCGAGCAGGCCGCGCACCGGCTGAGGATCGAACTGGGCGAGCGGGTTCTCGACCCCCGGGGCGGGGCCGAAGCGGGCCGGCTGCCCGGCGCCCTGGTCAACATCGCGACCGACGACGCCCGCCGCGTCGGGCGCATCAACAGCGCCCTGCCCTTCGGCGTCGCGGGCCTGGCCGGGCTGCTGGTCAGCTCGGTGGCACTGCTGCTGATCTCGGTTCCGCTGGGGCTGCTGGTACTGCTGGGCACCCCGCCGCTGCTGTGGCTCGCGCACCTCATCGGCCGCCCGCTGGAGCGCCGCAGCGGCGCGGAGCAGGAGCGGGCCGCCTACGCCTCCGGGACCGCCGCCGACCTCGTCACCGGACTGCGGGTGCTCAAGGGGCTCGGCACCGAGTCCGCGGCCGTCGCCCGCTACCGGGAGGCGAGCCGCGACTCACTGGCCGCCACACTGCGCGCCACCCGCGCCCAGGCCGGGCACGACGGGGCGCTCCTCGCGCTCACCGGCCTGTTCATCGCCCTCGTCGCCCTGGTCGGCGGCCGCCTGGCCATCGGCGGCACCATCAGCATCGGAGACCTGGTCGCAGCGGTCGGCCTCGCGCAGTTCCTCCTCGGCCCCTTCCAGATCTTCGCGTGGGTCAACGGCATGCTGGCCCAGGGCCGCGCCTCCGCCCGGCGGGTGGCCTCCGTCCTGGCCGCTCCCCCGGCGGTGTCGGCCGGGAACGGCCGACTTCCGGAGAACGTCGCCGGGCACCTGCGGCTGACCGGCGTCGCACACAAGGCGCTCACGGGCGTCGACCTCGACATCGCCCCGGGGCGCCTGACCGGCATCGTGGCACCGGACCCGGCCGCGGCATCGGCGCTACTGGAGTGCCTGGGCCGGGACGCCGACCCATCGGCCGGGGTGGTCGAACTGGACGGCGTGGAACTGGCGGACCTGCACCCCGGCGACGTCCGCGCCGCGGTCCTGGTCGCCGCGCACGACGCCGACCTGTTCGAGGGGTCCCTGCTGGAGAACGTCACCGCGGCGGCCGGCGCGAACCCCCCGGGCGACGGGGTGGACACGCTCGCCGAACGGGCGGCACTGGACGCCGGGGTGCGGCGGGCACTGGACGCCTCGGCCACCGACGAAGTCGCCCGCGCCCTGCCGCAGGGTGTCGACACGGCCGTCACCGAACGCGGCCGGTCCCTGTCCGGCGGGCAGCGCCAGCGCGTCGCCCTCGCACGGGCGCTCGCCGCCGACCCCCCGGTGCTGGTGGTCCACGACCCGACCACGGCCGTCGACGCGGTCACCGAGGCCCGGATCGCCGCCGCGATCACCGAGGTACGCCGGGGCCGCACGACGGTCCTGGTCACGACCAGCCCGGCACTGCTCGCAACGGCCCACCGCGTGGCCCTCATCGACGACGGTGCCGTGGCCGCCGAGGGAACGCACCGCGACCTGCTGCAGGCGCACCCCGCCTACCGCTCGGCGGTGCTCACCTGA
- a CDS encoding ABC transporter ATP-binding protein yields MTATSDSARALLPTATGARTTRVVVGLLAGRRLLALGALLTMVVATAIGLLTAPLLGHIVDVVVGRGGAGALTVPVVLLAVVALTRGAVTALGLALVARLGEGMLATLRERFIARALHLPLEQVEQAGSGDLTARVTSDVAEVAKSVREALPELGRSLLTIALTLGALAVLDRRFLLAALLAAPIQLLTVRWYLRRAVPLYAAQRVAVGARQQQLLDTVGGARTVRAFRLTDDHIERVTRRSQGAVDLSLRGIRLVTGFFARLNLAEYVGLGAVLATGFLLVGTGSVSIGTATAAALYFHSLFNPINAALVLLDDAQKAGASLSRIVGVADLPGEADGTAANPVVPVDASVKAAGLGHAYTPGHDILRDVDLHIGAGERVALVGASGAGKTTLAKLIAGIHRPTSGTVTLGGVGTDELDPASIRATVGLISQEVHVFAGPLREDLRLARPGATDAQLRAALARVGALAWVDALPDGLSTVVGDGGYRLTVAQAQQLALVRLVLTDPPVAILDEATADAGSAGARELEEAAARALEGRTALLVAHRLTQAASADRVVVLDAGRVVETGTHDELVAAGGRYAALWEVWSDNRPDT; encoded by the coding sequence ATGACCGCGACGTCCGACTCGGCACGAGCCCTGCTGCCCACCGCCACCGGCGCGCGGACCACCAGGGTGGTGGTCGGGCTGCTCGCGGGAAGGCGGCTGCTCGCCCTCGGCGCGCTCCTGACGATGGTCGTGGCCACCGCCATCGGACTGCTCACCGCCCCGCTCCTCGGCCACATCGTCGACGTCGTCGTCGGCCGGGGCGGGGCCGGAGCCCTGACCGTGCCCGTGGTGCTGCTGGCCGTGGTGGCGCTGACCCGCGGGGCGGTGACCGCGCTGGGGCTGGCGCTGGTCGCCCGGCTCGGCGAGGGCATGCTGGCCACGCTGCGCGAGCGGTTCATCGCGCGGGCCCTGCACCTTCCGCTTGAGCAGGTGGAGCAGGCCGGGTCCGGCGACCTGACCGCGCGGGTGACCAGTGACGTGGCCGAGGTCGCCAAGTCGGTCCGCGAGGCCCTGCCCGAACTGGGCCGCTCGCTGCTGACGATCGCCCTCACCCTCGGCGCGCTGGCCGTCCTCGACCGGCGGTTCCTCCTCGCCGCGCTGCTGGCCGCCCCCATCCAACTGCTGACCGTGCGCTGGTACCTGCGCCGGGCCGTCCCGCTCTACGCCGCCCAGCGCGTCGCCGTCGGCGCCCGGCAGCAGCAGCTCCTCGACACGGTCGGCGGTGCGCGGACGGTGCGCGCGTTCCGGCTCACCGACGACCACATCGAGCGGGTCACCCGGCGCTCGCAGGGCGCCGTCGACCTGTCGCTGCGCGGGATCCGGCTGGTCACCGGCTTCTTCGCGCGCCTGAACCTCGCCGAGTACGTGGGCCTCGGCGCAGTGCTGGCGACCGGCTTCCTCCTGGTCGGCACCGGCTCGGTGAGCATCGGCACGGCGACCGCGGCGGCACTCTACTTCCACAGCCTCTTCAACCCGATCAACGCCGCCCTCGTCCTGCTCGACGACGCGCAGAAGGCCGGGGCGAGCCTGTCCCGGATCGTCGGCGTGGCGGACCTGCCCGGCGAGGCCGACGGCACGGCGGCGAACCCGGTCGTGCCGGTCGACGCCTCGGTCAAGGCGGCCGGGCTCGGCCACGCCTACACGCCGGGCCACGACATCCTGCGCGACGTCGACCTGCACATCGGCGCGGGTGAGCGGGTCGCGCTGGTCGGGGCCAGCGGCGCGGGCAAGACCACCCTTGCCAAGCTGATCGCCGGCATCCACCGGCCCACCTCCGGGACGGTCACGCTGGGCGGTGTGGGCACCGACGAGCTCGATCCCGCCTCCATCCGCGCCACCGTCGGGCTGATCAGCCAGGAGGTGCACGTCTTCGCCGGGCCGCTGCGCGAGGACCTGCGGCTGGCCCGGCCCGGCGCCACCGACGCCCAGCTGCGCGCCGCGCTGGCCCGCGTCGGTGCGCTGGCCTGGGTCGACGCCCTCCCCGACGGCCTGTCCACGGTGGTCGGCGACGGCGGGTACCGGTTGACGGTGGCCCAGGCCCAGCAGCTGGCGCTGGTGCGGCTGGTCCTCACCGACCCACCGGTCGCCATCCTCGACGAGGCCACCGCGGATGCGGGCAGCGCGGGCGCCCGCGAACTGGAGGAGGCCGCCGCCCGCGCGCTGGAGGGACGCACCGCGCTGCTCGTGGCCCACCGCCTCACCCAGGCGGCCTCCGCCGACCGGGTCGTGGTGCTGGACGCCGGCCGGGTCGTGGAGACGGGCACCCACGACGAACTCGTCGCGGCCGGAGGACGCTACGCCGCCCTGTGGGAGGTGTGGTCGGACAACCGTCCCGACACGTGA
- the pgi gene encoding glucose-6-phosphate isomerase, whose amino-acid sequence MPESSPAGDTRLDQRAEWKALAEHREKLGDTHLRELFDTDPGRAGRYGLQVGDLHLDYSKHLVTDETLRLLREVAAATGVSRLRDAMFRGEKINFTEDRAVLHTALRAPRDAVIEVDGHDVVPDVHAVLDRMSGFAERVRSGAWTGHTGERITRVVNIGIGGSDLGPAMAYEALLPFTARGLDVRFVSNVDGADLHEALRDADPERTLFIVASKTFTTIETITNATSARAWLLGRLGGDASAVAKHFVAVSTNAEKVTEFGIDTANMFEFWDWVGGRYSYDSAIGLSLMVAIGPDRFREMLDGFRLMDEHFRTAPAEANAPLLLGLLGIWYGAFFGAQSHAVLPYSHYLSRFTAYLQQLDMESNGKATDRAGRPVAWQTGPVVWGTPGTNGQHAYYQLLHQGTKMVPADLIGFARPSAELGPELEAQHDLLMSNMFAQGQALAFGKTAGEVAAEGVADELVPHRTFPGNRPTTTILAAELTPSVLGQLIALYEHKVFVQGAVWGVNSFDQWGVELGKVLAKRVEPALSEGAEVGGLDTSTANLVARYRELRGR is encoded by the coding sequence ATGCCGGAATCGAGCCCTGCGGGTGACACCCGCCTGGATCAGCGTGCGGAGTGGAAGGCGCTGGCCGAGCACCGCGAGAAGCTGGGGGACACCCACCTGCGGGAGCTGTTCGACACCGACCCCGGGCGGGCCGGACGCTACGGCCTGCAGGTCGGCGACCTCCACCTCGACTACTCCAAGCACCTGGTCACCGACGAGACACTGCGGCTGCTGCGCGAGGTGGCCGCGGCCACCGGGGTGAGCCGGCTGCGGGACGCGATGTTCCGCGGCGAGAAGATCAACTTCACCGAGGACCGCGCCGTACTGCACACCGCGCTGCGCGCACCGCGCGACGCCGTGATCGAGGTCGACGGGCACGACGTCGTCCCCGACGTCCACGCCGTGCTGGACCGTATGTCCGGCTTCGCCGAGCGCGTGCGGTCCGGCGCGTGGACGGGCCACACCGGTGAGCGCATCACCCGGGTCGTCAACATCGGCATCGGCGGCTCCGACCTGGGACCGGCCATGGCCTATGAGGCGCTCCTCCCCTTCACCGCGCGCGGACTCGACGTGCGCTTCGTGTCCAACGTCGACGGCGCCGACCTGCACGAGGCGCTGCGCGACGCCGACCCCGAACGGACGCTGTTCATCGTCGCGTCCAAGACGTTCACCACCATCGAGACCATCACGAACGCCACCTCGGCGCGCGCGTGGCTGCTCGGTCGGCTGGGCGGCGACGCCTCCGCTGTGGCCAAGCACTTCGTGGCGGTGTCCACCAACGCGGAGAAGGTCACCGAGTTCGGCATCGACACCGCCAACATGTTCGAGTTCTGGGACTGGGTGGGCGGCCGCTACTCCTACGACTCGGCGATCGGGCTGTCACTGATGGTCGCGATCGGCCCCGACCGGTTCCGCGAGATGCTCGACGGCTTCCGGCTGATGGACGAGCACTTCCGCACCGCCCCGGCCGAGGCCAACGCGCCCCTGCTGCTCGGCCTGCTCGGGATCTGGTACGGCGCGTTCTTCGGTGCCCAGTCGCACGCGGTGCTGCCCTACAGCCACTACCTGTCGCGGTTCACCGCCTACCTGCAGCAGCTCGACATGGAGTCCAACGGCAAGGCCACCGACCGGGCCGGGCGGCCCGTGGCCTGGCAGACCGGGCCGGTCGTGTGGGGCACGCCGGGCACCAACGGACAGCACGCCTACTACCAGCTGCTGCACCAGGGCACGAAGATGGTCCCGGCCGACCTCATCGGCTTCGCCCGCCCGTCGGCCGAGCTCGGCCCCGAGCTGGAGGCCCAGCACGACCTGCTGATGAGCAACATGTTCGCCCAGGGCCAAGCCCTGGCGTTCGGGAAGACCGCCGGAGAGGTGGCCGCCGAGGGCGTGGCGGACGAACTGGTGCCGCACCGCACCTTCCCCGGCAACCGCCCGACCACCACCATCCTGGCCGCCGAGCTGACCCCCTCGGTGCTCGGCCAGCTCATCGCGCTCTACGAGCACAAGGTCTTCGTGCAGGGCGCCGTGTGGGGCGTCAACAGCTTCGACCAGTGGGGCGTCGAACTCGGCAAGGTCCTGGCCAAGCGCGTCGAACCCGCCCTGTCCGAGGGCGCCGAGGTCGGCGGCCTGGACACCTCCACGGCGAACCTCGTCGCCCGCTACCGCGAACTGCGCGGGCGATGA
- a CDS encoding MbtH family protein, with the protein MSNPFDDAEGRFLVLVNDEGQHSLWPSFAEVPAGWRTVFGEDTRDACLAYVEENWTDLRPKSLIDAMGG; encoded by the coding sequence ATGAGCAACCCGTTCGACGACGCCGAAGGCCGCTTCCTGGTCCTGGTCAACGACGAGGGGCAGCACTCGCTGTGGCCGTCATTCGCCGAGGTCCCGGCCGGTTGGCGCACCGTCTTCGGTGAGGACACCCGCGACGCCTGCCTGGCCTACGTCGAGGAGAACTGGACCGACCTGCGGCCCAAGAGCCTCATCGACGCCATGGGCGGCTGA